From the genome of Sphingobacterium sp. UGAL515B_05:
ATTATGGGCTGTAGTAACCCACATCCACACGGACAGATCTGGTCACAAAATCATTTGCCAGTAGAAATCCAAAAAGAATGCGTTCAGCAACAGCAATATTTCAATAAATATCAACGTACAATCCTGTCAGACTATGTTAAAGCGGAGTTGAGAAAAGAGGAGCGCATTATTGACGAAAATGATTCTTTTGTTTCTCTAGTTCCTTTTTGGGCCGCATGGCCTTACGAAACGATGATTGTCAGCAAACGATCTATCCAAAACATTGCCGGATTTGACGAGAAGGAAAAGACGGATTTTGCCGCTATCCTCAAGTTATTGACGACGCGATATGACAATCTCTTCAAAACATCCTTCCCCTATTCTGCAGGAATGCATCAGGCCCCGGTAAATGATGGTGACCACCCCGAGTGGCATTGGCATATGCATTTTTATCCACCATTACTGCGTTCTGCGACGGTTAAGAAGTTTATGGTCGGCTACGAGATGTTAGCAAATCCGCAACGTGATATTACACCGGAAGTTGCCGCAGAACAACTGCGAAATTGTTCGACAGTTCATTATAAAGCTAAATAAGATGATAACAAAAGATACAATTGTAAATAAATTTAAAGAACACTATCAAGAAGAACCTCTTGTGGTTTCTTCCCCCGGACGGATTAATATTATTGGAGAACATACGGATTATAATGATGGATTTGTATTGCCTGCTGCAATTGACAAAGCAATATACGTTGCTGTAAGTAAGCGATCGGATGATAACATTGTACTATATG
Proteins encoded in this window:
- a CDS encoding UDP-glucose--hexose-1-phosphate uridylyltransferase encodes the protein MQSTLNFGDSPHTRVNILTGEKVLVSPHRSKRPWQGQVEDLPGDNRPEYDPQCYLCPTNKRADGDVNPDYKESFVFVNDFSALLKDTSQQEFNEDELFVAETERGICKVIAFTPRHDLTLPEMDQAAIKSVVDLWQKEFVELSKVDWIKYIQIFENKGAIMGCSNPHPHGQIWSQNHLPVEIQKECVQQQQYFNKYQRTILSDYVKAELRKEERIIDENDSFVSLVPFWAAWPYETMIVSKRSIQNIAGFDEKEKTDFAAILKLLTTRYDNLFKTSFPYSAGMHQAPVNDGDHPEWHWHMHFYPPLLRSATVKKFMVGYEMLANPQRDITPEVAAEQLRNCSTVHYKAK